atgatacttgacataataaaacataagcaacttaaacttaagtgacacgatcaaaagctatgtttaggtttgggtctatccatcacatcattctcctaatgatatgacctcgttattaaatgacaacacatgtctatggttaggaaaccttaaccatctttaatcaacgagctaatctagtagaggcgtattagggacacggtatttgtttatttatccacacacatgtatttgagtttccaatcaatacaattatagcatggacaataaacatttatcaagaacaatgaaatatgataataacaaatttattattgcctctagggcatatttccaacagctTGGCCAGCCaacgtcgccggcggcgcgattCAGTCAGCTGAGAGAGATTGGGATTTGGGTGTCAGAGAGGAATCGGGGAGAGAGGGAGCTTGGGGAGTAGACAATGCACAGCCCGTTTAGAACCCATGGATTGAACCCGTTGGAACCCATGGATTGAAACGAACCATTTGCCCCCCAGATCGAACCGAACCAAACCGAGTTCTCCTAAGAACCGCACCAAAACAAACCGTTTGTGAACATAACCCATTCCTTCCCGCCCAAAGAAAATCCATTTAAGAACCCGACCCATTAAAACCGTTTAAAACCAAACCATTACCATGCCTCACTCACCTGTGGGGAGCGGAAGATTAAAACgaaaagagaaaataatacTAATCAGaaaagtacttttttttttttgcaaagtttTCACAGAATCAGTGTTACTTATTGCCCAGAGAAGCATCACTTTGTGAACGGATGTTCTCGGTTAACCCAAATCTGGTAGATTAAAGCTATGTGACAAAGTTTTTGACTATCGTGGCAGACCTGACATGCGGGGCACAACTGTGGTCTATGAAAACATAGAcacaaaatgtgtggttttctgaaatttggaTTCAGTGAAAACCTAGACACACACATGCTATTAATATGGGTCACTTGACATGCGGGTAGATTTGGATTTTTGTGAGGAAGTCCGTTTGAAGACTGCTGGTTTTTTGAGACAATTAGCGATAACTGAGGTTCTGTAAAAAATCTAGACGCGAAAAATGTGCTATTCTAAAATTTACTCAAAGAAAAAAGTCATGCTCCGTTTTCACAAGTGTGCCGAACCCTATAACTTCAAGATAAACCTCTCGGGGCCTTGAAATTTTGGAACTGGGAGTAGTTTAGAGAAGATGGACttcacttttattttttttactcttttGAGAAAATTATTTTACACTTGTAAACAGGGGTGTACCCAGTTGGGTGTTCGGGTGGGGCGTGTCCCACCCAATAACCTTTGAGATCTCTTTTTATTACTAGAAATTATCAAAAAAATTAGGAAAAAAATCGAACCGCAGTGTGTTTGTCCCACCCAATATTCAGAACCTGGATCCGCCAGTGCTTGTAAAGATGCAATCCGTGACGGCCGCACGAATCTTTCTTGATATACATGACGTACATGCCTCCTTGCTGCTTCCCTCTTTCTATGGACACAAAGCTCTACGACTTTCGCCCACTCGGGGCTCATGTGTCATGAGAGTGTCGAGAAGAGGACACAAAGCTCTACAACTCTTGACCCCTTGGGACTCAAATCGAGGTTCCATAGATGAAACCTTTTTGAGACCCGACTGAGGTATCAAAGAAAATGAACTAGCCTTCGATACCCGATAGAGATACATTGTAGAGTACCTTCTCGAGGCCCGACCAAGTTCTCTTAGAGGGTACCTTCCCGAGACCAAATCGAGCTATGAAGAGACGGAACTCTCCCGGGATGTAGACtctttgttgacttggtcttTATCCTATGAGTGAATTATTTGTTATGCCCAGGCAACACTGTGGCCCGGTTGCTGGCTATGCTTtatttgtgattttttttgctttggctTATAAAGCCAAAAAACAcctatttatatattttagcTTTGCTTTCGGCTATTGTTAGATGATGGtataaacaaaaggcaaaaggcCAAAACTAAAAACACCTAATAGGTACGTTTTGGCTTAACCAGACAGGGCCTATATCTGTGCGTGCAACCCAACAACTTTTTCTCGAACTATCTGCACATCTAGCCTCTAAAGCGTGATTAATCACTTTATAATTAATTATGTTTACTTTGTCTAGGCAAATGATTTTAATGTTGCCATTCCTATTTTGAGTTAAGGTAGATAAGAGAAAAAATGGAGGGGAGAGAGGGATTAGATGAATGATAAAATTAACTGTATTGGGAATGTGAGAAAAAGGCAAGCAATGATAtgtttctttgtttattttttcataaAGATTGTTTACACATATATCCTGAAACAAAGtgagtacttcctccgatccataataaacgtctcagatttagtacaaagtttgtaCATAATTGTACTAAACCTGAGAAACTTATCGTGGATCGGAAGAAGTAGTATTTAAAAagtcatactccctccggccgggtTTGTAAGTCTCATGCGGAATTTTAtgtcaaattttgaccaaaaacTATATTAATAATATGATATTATTGTccacaaaaataatattgttATATTCGTAGAGAAACACTTTCCAATAgtataacttttatatacatGCACTAAATATTCTTTATacaattgttggtcaaagtttgatATAAAATTCTGCGTAATCCttacatactccctctattccaTGATATAATGTGTATaaatttttctcatttattccacaatacacctcatttttctcttggtacccgcattcggccaataactactcacatccatttattattaaccaATATAACTGGccaggcactagaaacgagaatgccttggtccaagtgcacaaatctatatgaggtgtattttgaaataaagGGAGAACctggatggaggaagtactccGTAACATTTTGATCATATGTTTATCTTGGTCCGCATTCCGAAGTGGCTTAGATTATACGATCCCTAGACAAGTTTTCAAGAGGTATGAATTAGTGAAAAATTTCATTTGAAATTAATACCGCTGAGTCATACGAAACAACCTCCGTAGGAAATTTATGAGCACTAGTACTTACTAAAATTCTACAAAGTCTCACTTATCGTGCAAAAGGTAGCAGTCATGATCACTAGCGTGACTGCAATTAACTCAGCGGTATTAGTTAAGACATTGCACTCCCATCATCAAAGATCACTTCAATTTACGAATAGCACTTGTTCAGATGAAAAATGAATTAAACGAAAATGACGCTCAATTATTACTTATCTGAACTAAGGCACAGGTCCCTCTCTCACGGTGTGCACGACACTTCTTTTTAAATAAggccctcctcttctcctcccatTCCCCTTCCCCCGTGGGAGGAGCGGAAGCAAcaagagagaagaggaagagaacatCACAATCACAGGAACATTTCTTCCCATTTCCCCTGGAGTAATGGATCAGAAAACTCCACGCTTCCCACTTGTATAAATACACAAACCCACTACTCACGAACCGCAAATCAAGCCTAAAGGCGACCTCTTTCTGGCGGTTTTCTGCTGCCAAGTTTTTCGATCCGGGGCCGGGGGGCGTGTTCATGCGAGCGGTTTCCGGTGAAATTTCGACTCCTTTTTGGTCGAGTTTTTTGTGTGATTTTCttattgtttttttcctcGTTGTCCGCCTTCCCATTCCTTGCTCAGAACCTGTCACCGTTTGGTTTGCTGAGTGGTTTTCTTGCTTAATTTACTGGGAGGAGACCGAGTAATTAAAGAACAAAATTGTGGTTCCTGATCAAATCTAAACTGAGGTAAATGTGTTGGAAGCAGCAGCCATTATAGTTCCAGTTTTGATCCATCCAAGGACGTTGCTTTCTGGTGAGCTTTTGGCCTCTGCGCCGTCTCTGATTATTCTTTAAAGCTACACAACAAAAGCTTACGCAGAAGTTGCCATCTTTTTCATGATTAGTAATGGCCTGCACACATCACTCACAGGGATTCCGAGGCGATGCTGCGcaacagatcgagaagagcaGTTGGTGCCaagcaaggaggaggaggaggaggaggaggaggaggaggcggaggtctCGTGCCTCAGCCTGAGCCCCTCGCCACAGCCCAATCTTCGAGGCAGAGgaatccttcttcttcctctgctgcgACGCCTCCTGCGTTTCCTTCCCCGAGGCCGTTCATGGCGTCCCCCCAGGCCGGGTTCTTGGACTGTACCGAGGGGCCATCCTCCTCCATGAGCCCCACCTCCATTCTCGAGACCAAGCAGTTCTGCTGCTCCGCGCTGCCCCCGTTCTTGTCGGAGAGAAGCCTCAAGAAGGCTCACATGGAGATAGCTGCTCCGGAGACGGCCAGCGCAGGCCTCGCCGACGTGCTCCGGGAGCACAGGGACACCAAGGCCGGGGGCGGCAAGGTGGTGTTCGGGTCGCAGCTCAGAATCCAGGTCCCTTCGGGCAGGGCGGTGGAGCTTGTGTCCTCCCCGATAGAGTTCGGCGTCAAGAACCGTGACGCGCAGCTGGCCGTCCTGTCGCCGGCCAGGAGGTTCTTGCCCGAGGTGGTGAACTCTCCTACCGCGCGGGTgttcgccggcggcgtcgcccCCGGGGAAATGGCCATGTCGGAGGACTACACTTGCGTCATCTCTCGCGGCCCCAACCCGAGGACCATGCACATCTTCGATGACTGCATAGTCGAGAGCAGTGGGGATGTGCTCGTGGAGAAGATGGACAAGGGAGCgggcat
This is a stretch of genomic DNA from Brachypodium distachyon strain Bd21 chromosome 1, Brachypodium_distachyon_v3.0, whole genome shotgun sequence. It encodes these proteins:
- the LOC100838840 gene encoding protein MARD1, producing MLRNRSRRAVGAKQGGGGGGGGGGGGGLVPQPEPLATAQSSRQRNPSSSSAATPPAFPSPRPFMASPQAGFLDCTEGPSSSMSPTSILETKQFCCSALPPFLSERSLKKAHMEIAAPETASAGLADVLREHRDTKAGGGKVVFGSQLRIQVPSGRAVELVSSPIEFGVKNRDAQLAVLSPARRFLPEVVNSPTARVFAGGVAPGEMAMSEDYTCVISRGPNPRTMHIFDDCIVESSGDVLVEKMDKGAGIAAADGAAAPGNRFLSFCHACHKQLGHANDIFIYRGDKAFCSNECRYREMLFDEAVDNLR